The DNA region ATAAGAAGGGAAACCTCATAGACAAGTACAAGACAAAATACTTCGAACTTGGGATTTTACCAGGCGTCTTCCAAGAATTCTATAAGGTTGAACAACAGGGAGTCCAAGTGGTGTCGTCCATTGCACAGGTTTGTTTTCAGATGCTATAATCTATTTACAGGATAAATTGAATAAAACATTATGTCAGGGTATTTAAAACTACCAGATGCACACATcaaacaacattaaaaaaaaggtTTCTAAAATATATCATTTGACAGTATACACCCATAatattgagaagaaaaattcCTTAATAGGCaggaaaataacaataaatttcCACTTTAAGGAATCAAAACTTGCTTTTCAAAAACATCTTAGTTTGCATATCGTATTGGAAGTTGGTAACAAATAAGTAGGTCAAAGAACACAAACCTTGGCACAATCACCAAGCCAGTCCATTATGCCTCGTGCTGCTTCAAACATTTCTTCCAGTGCAGTCATAGTGGTCTGCTCATGCAAAAAACACAAAGCAACACCAAGAAAACATATTTCAGCTGGGAAAACTTTTAACTTTGACAACCATGAAAACTGGTAGCAGAAAACATTCAACACAGTAAAGAACAGAATAAGTGTTAAACCATAAAGGTGCTCATAGTAAGATCAATCTTCATGTCTATCTACTTCTCTACTTTAGTCACTGATGTCTAATTTACACACACTATTCAGTTCAATTTCGAGCTTCCCTTTCACAAAAGTTTTCCTTTGGGACCCAAAGTACTAGAACCAAATTATATACTAACTTCTGGTTTTTCATGAATTCTGAACAAGGAACTTCTTGCTTCCTTAAACCCGGTTTTGATCTAGTGTGTTTCCTCAAATTCATGATTCTCGAGCTATCttacaaaaagtaaataattgAACAGAAAAAAATGACACCTCCACCTCTTCCTTTCCTAAGTTCCAAGGCAAAATGATTAACAACGCAGATATGTAGATAAACTACTAGAAATTGCTAAAGGGACACATTAGTACCCACAAAAGCACATCCCTATAGAGGTCCAAGTGGTCAGAAAACCAGACATGCATTATTTCCTAAATACCAATCAGATGACCATTTGCCTTCCTTTGATGTAAAAGTTAAACTTTATACACAAgcaacatgaaaaaaaaatccaCATCTTACTTTAGCAGCATAACACGATGCCGCAAACAGCTTGTTATCATCAGCGATTGCATTACGTTCTTTCAGTCTCCTCTTAATTTGTTCACGAGCACCAATATAGGTGACACCATACACTGAAGTCATTACAGTCTGCTTGACCAGCTTCCTGTCCACCTAGGTTTTTGCATCAAATTCAGGAAAGGGTTATTCCAGGCTATCAACTAGAGTAGGAAAAAAAGCTCAAATGCAGAATGCATCGAAGTGGTTGGAAAAATTGCATATAAATATCATGATTAAGCCTAAGCTACATGAAATATCTGAGGTAACACTTAAAAGAAAGTGATTGTCCCTTCTCAGGGTCAGAGAAAGAGAATACCTGATCTAACAGAAGCTTCGCGACGGGTGCATTAGGATCGGTTAAAGGATCTTTCTCAGCATCTTTACGCATTATTTCAAGAACTCTGTATGTAAAGAATAGAGTGACAGTTAAGGGAAAAAGCATCTTTAAGGAATCTCATACGAAAACGCACACATGAATTATGTCGAAGGGCATGATCAATATTACTATAAGGTGAGACCAAATGTCTTGATTATCCCTTTGACATCTTATGGCAAACAAACCCAAAGGCAAACAATTTGCAAAAACGATCGGCAAACCCATCATTATAAAAGAATGATTGAAATTGGAGTTCAGAGTAAGATAGGTGTTGCAGCCCAAAATAACTCCTTACTCTTGTACATGCAGCAACTCAGCATTGCCTTTTGGCAAAAATGACATTGTGATGTGTATTTGTGATATCTAGACATCATGTAatgtgtattattttatttggaataactttatttttcatttttggaaTTGGGAGTCTGTCGGACGATTCACAGCACCTGCAGGTTGCACTGTCTCAAGATTTAATGAAATGAAGATGGTTCTCAAGAGTTGTTGGCTTACCGAGCAGCAATTCCTGAGTAAACATCAGCTGGTTTATCCCCAGCAACAAGATTCACGGCCTCTGCTCCCAACTGAATTAATACAGATTATCAATATGCAGCAACATCATAAAACACAGCCGGTAATGCAGTTCTTAgatattcaatttttaaaatgtaaacTGCACATACGCAGACACCTTAACAAAAGGTGCATTACCTTGTCTCTTCCTAGGGCAGCATAATGTTGCAAACCGTTACACGAACCATCCTTGCAAAATCAATCACAAAACAAATAACCAATGTCAAAAAATATTCAGTACAAgctgaaaagaaaaaatagaaataaaaaacaaCCCACAAAAGATGTGTGCAATGAAACATTATTGTGTCAATGGTGCAACAAGTTACTTTGCAAACGGGTCATATACTACACAAATGGTAGAACCGTAGTACAGATTGATGAGAATTGTGCACTTAGAAGACTAGTGGCCAAAAGTTGGTAAATAAGTGCCTCAACGAAAAATATCATAAGTTGAGATCAAAGTTAAGATTAAAGCTGACTTGAGACATTCCAAACAAACTCCCACTAATTTCGTTACCATACTTCCATGTATTTACATTAGCAAACATAGTGTTGCAGCACTTAAAACAAGGAAAATATGGGCAAAGTTAAGCACTAACAATTTTTGACACTCTACAATTAGAAAGACATGATGAAATTTTCTTAAGTAGCTATTTCattcattataaaaaaatacaattcaCTTCATTCCCTATGACTATCACCATAACAGTCCTCAATAAAGTGTTCATAACCTTAAAAATACCAGTAAGAGAAAAATAGCGTATTGAACTGTAAAAACTCCTTAAAGAAAAAtcctatataaaataatttacctGGTGGACTGGTATATGTGAAATGTAGTCATCTGGAGATGAGCTTCTTAAAGCTTCAGTAAGATTTACACATGCTGCCAGGCACTGGAAAGGATCTTCCGCATTCAACCACCAGCGTTTTCCTTCCAAAGGCCTGTCCGCAGAATCATAAATATCATCTAGATGGTTCTCGATAAATGCTATCCGACCTTCATATGACAATTTATCAACACCACCAGCAAATAAATTCGCAAGATGTATTTTAAGCCAGCAAAGTCCTGACTTTCCAAGAGGACGGCCCTCAGCAAACTCTAAGATTCCCCGACATAAATCTGAACCAAGATGGTTCAAATGAGGATGCATGGGGTATGCACGACCTCGGAAATCCACGTTGTGCGGATAGTAGAATCCTTCCTCATCCTTCATCTTTCTCGCAACCTAATTCCACCAAAAAATGAGCATTAACACCTACTAGCAAACCATTGTTAATATCAAGTCATTGTGTGAACTCTACAAACAAAGCGACTCACAGCTAGTTTGAGTTCTGTATCACATCGTTGAGAATGCCTTTCAGCATTTTGTTTCTTAACACCTTTAATTTTCCACTTCCATTTCTTAAGTTCTGCCGCATCATCTGTATCTGGTTCCTCTGGCAACGGAACCTAAAATGTTGCATAGATTAGTGCTGATAACAGCAAACTACCTTCcataaaacaaacaattttACCAGATTAACTTACATCTTCACGGTCAACTAAATCAGCAAGACGACCACCACTAGCCCATATCCTGTCTATGACACTAAGTACCTTTTTATTGATCCTCCATTTGGTGTTGCCAAGTGTATCAAGAGCCTGAACAACAGTTATAGAAACTATAATTACAATTTGAGCACTAGGAAAAACAATGGGGAAAAACATTCCTAAATGTTATCCTTTGTTTCTTTTTACTTGCAACCCACCTTTATGACACACAATTTGAGGAAGAGAACAGAGAATGTAAAATGACATAATAgctaaataaatttaatcactAATTAGAGAAAAATATAGGTTATtatggtttgattttttttaattgaattatcCATTTACCATGAATAATCTTTTCCTAGATTTCCTTAACTCAGGATTGCAAGTATAAAGATACGGAGGAtagtatgataaaaaaaaaaaactcaaaatattCAAACCTCGTAAACCATAGttaaattatcatttgaaatccTTTTAAAGGCATCTCTTTGCTGTTTTGCTCCATGGGTTCTCATAATATAAGATGGAAGATACAAATGTGCTCCTTTGTTATACCTACAAAGCACACAAGGACCAAAAATTAGACTACGATGCATGACccaagaaaacaaataaaagatgCAGAATTGATAAtctaaagaaattaattaacatcctccatgatatttatttttagcaCTAATGCACTACTAAGCCAACAAAAAGGAAGAATGTGAAGTTGGGATGGGACAAAAGCAGATCCGTCACTCGTCAAGTCAGTTGGGTCAGATTTCAGAGTATCAGACTCTGATTCGATAATTTCATGTTTAAAATACTTCAGGATTTTAAAACAGGTTTCCTGTAACAGCCCCATAGCTTTCAAGATGCAACgtcatataaataagaaatgcacATGATTTCTTGAGCCATTGTAGTAAAATCCATTACAATTCAAACCAGAGAACTATGATTCATTGATTCCATCCATAATGAACATatctaatcaaataaaatacttaagtACAACAAAAACAATGCTAAAGCTGATAATGTCACAAGTTCAAGGTCTTTTGAGTAAGGGAATGGTACACgcaaattgaaataataaactttttcatACGTATGTTGCATTTGTAACCAGCAATAAATAGCTCATATTCAATCAAATGGATAATGTTTCCAATAAGTAACAACATATTTAAAATGTATATTTGAAGATAAAtacttaaattttcaaatgtttcATTTCTTAGAAAATCccaaatataaaacaaaattcattacATTAATTATAAGAATTTGGAGGATCTTACAGTTTCCAATTCAAAGTAAAATCCCGATTTTGACAGTATTATCTTGTAGCATATTATAGAAAACTACGAAGAAAAGAGAACAAAGTGAACAATAAGGATATTAAAGGAATCTAAATTTTACCATGATGTCTCCCAATGATTTCATGTTACCTTACTCATCGCCCTATCTCCTCCATGTCCCCTTCTCTCTTCATTAGCTCAAACTATCTCAATATCCTATATAACCCACATTAGCCAATCCCATCCTCGTCTACTTTTCAACCATAAGATAGCACTAACAAGTACGGGGAAAAAATGTAGATTAAGAATTTCACTAGAgttcaaaaaaaattccaagAAGATTAAAAAGAAATTCGCTTAAGGTCGATTGaccaaattaaacaaaatttaagaTTTCGGTTACACTCACGTAGGTCTTTCAAAGTCAATGTGAATAGGTTTGCGGTTTTCTTGGCTATGTTTCACTCGCAGCAAGCTCAAAGACCATTAAAATAGGGTCGTTAATACAGGTGATATTTTGCATAGTGGATTGACCTAAATGGAATTTTCACAGCATGTCATCCTATAGAAAATACACACATAAGTATATTTTTGCTGCTTTCAATTTTCTCTAAGTAACCGTTTATGTTCAGCCATTCACTTTTTGGTTTGAACCATGATATTATAACTTTCTGTCAAATTTTTCCATGCCAACTCATTGaactataaaaaaatgtatTCCACTTCAATATGAGCCCCAATTCATCATTCCTCGATTTTGGATTAAAATGATGTACGGAAATGGCTCACTACATCATGTGCCTATTTATGCTTAGCATAAGATGATTTTTGCACTCAAATGTGAGCCTCTCAATTATTACAAACTACAAAGGTATGATTGTGCACATTCAAACCCCCTTACCCACCTAGATAAGAGCTAGCTTAGTACTTAAAAGGGACAACAATTTTGTAATCTAGGTACTAGGAAGGATTGAAAACAAGAACCATGCACACTtcatatgaaaaatatatattacaataAGTGAAAGTGTATTTGGCTTATCAAGCATGATTTCATCAAAGAAAATGTCAAAACAAATTATGAGATCGAATGAAGGAAGTAATAGTGATTGTTACTATCAAATAGAGTAGACAACAATAATAGGAATTTATACCCGGTCCAATTTAATGGAGGAACCAACATTGGCATGTATGGTATCACCATGTGTCTTGCCTGATAgtcacaaaaatattattattcattaatataAGACATGCAAAATAGAACCAATAAGGTATATCATATGCCAACAAGAGAAGAACGGTGAAGCCACAACTTGTGAACAACAATGTACTCACAGTTTTTTCTAAACCCTTGCGCACCAAGGGATCACATTGTATAATTCCATACCTTCTGTACACTCCTTTTCTATTCAACAGAAAACCAGTAAAATATCTCAAGAGATTTATCTTTTTTCCATGTTTGCGGAAGATAGTAGCCtgttaaaaagattaatatctaaATCTTACTGTGATTCTTTGGAATAGGTTTTTTGGGTGTGAATGAATGCAGGACGAATGTCAGGTGGACCATCAGCTGATTGATCTACCGGAGGTTGTATATAAGCTGTTTCCTTCAACATTTCAATTAATCTGCAGCCAACCTGAAATAATAATGCACAAACATGCAGCAAGCTCACTTACAAAGTATCATGGAACGTCAATGTTGAACCTCTGTCAAGAATCTGAAGTAAGATTACAAACCTTTACTTGCATATCCAGACCCCAAGGATTTGAATCATCTTGTCCCTTCACAATTTTACGAAGCAATTGAACTTTTTGCTCCTTCATTAAAGCTGTCACCTTCTTCACAAGCCTCTGCTGTGCTTTTTCTGCATCATCCTCAATGGGAATTTTATTTCCAGATTTCCGTTTTGATTTTTCCAAAAACCTTTGAAGTTTAGCCTGAAAAAGGCATCAAGTGCTTTAATGATAGCCATTAAGACTAAGCTTACTGTGAGTGCGTCCATGAGATTGATATTAGCAA from Amaranthus tricolor cultivar Red isolate AtriRed21 chromosome 3, ASM2621246v1, whole genome shotgun sequence includes:
- the LOC130807493 gene encoding DNA-directed RNA polymerase 1B, mitochondrial-like translates to MWRKLSNFDIMRKIKITRVFQSSSNITKLKESSQSSTEIRQFIGHNVNPRFPSVGLGQTGEFLSRFNEMGSPNFIFSANPIGIYGICDQPKCYYASAAEAITVSSSEDDETRELVEKINKVESAKDVKRPNLRRKEGDKLIAGMPPGRYNALRKRQVKIETEAWNEAAKEYQELLADMCEQKLAPNLPYMKSLFLGWFEPLTDAIKADQELVRLGKYKAVFGPYMDQLPADMMAVITMHKLMALLMAGSGDGSVTVVQAASHIGEAIEQEAKLQRFLEKSKRKSGNKIPIEDDAEKAQQRLVKKVTALMKEQKVQLLRKIVKGQDDSNPWGLDMQVKVGCRLIEMLKETAYIQPPVDQSADGPPDIRPAFIHTQKTYSKESQKGVYRRYGIIQCDPLVRKGLEKTARHMVIPYMPMLVPPLNWTGYNKGAHLYLPSYIMRTHGAKQQRDAFKRISNDNLTMVYEALDTLGNTKWRINKKVLSVIDRIWASGGRLADLVDREDVPLPEEPDTDDAAELKKWKWKIKGVKKQNAERHSQRCDTELKLAVARKMKDEEGFYYPHNVDFRGRAYPMHPHLNHLGSDLCRGILEFAEGRPLGKSGLCWLKIHLANLFAGGVDKLSYEGRIAFIENHLDDIYDSADRPLEGKRWWLNAEDPFQCLAACVNLTEALRSSSPDDYISHIPVHQDGSCNGLQHYAALGRDKLGAEAVNLVAGDKPADVYSGIAARVLEIMRKDAEKDPLTDPNAPVAKLLLDQVDRKLVKQTVMTSVYGVTYIGAREQIKRRLKERNAIADDNKLFAASCYAAKTTMTALEEMFEAARGIMDWLGDCAKIIASENKPVQWTTPLGLPVVQPYRILGRRLIKTSIQVLTLCHDSDKVMVKRQRTAFPPNFVHSLDGSHMMMTAIACQQAGLYFAGVHDSYWTHACDVEKMNQILREKFVELYEQPILENLLNSFQDSFPGLEFPPLPERGDFDLREVLQSPYFFN